CGCTAAGCTGCGGAAAAAAGAAAATGAAGTTATAAAAATATTAAAAAACAAATTAGTTAACTCTTTTATACTCAAATTTTTTAGAACCTGCAGCTGCTGCGTCCTCTTTTTTTCAAATACTGCTGGTGGTAATCTTCAGCCATGTAAAATTTGAATTTATCTGCGGGTACAATTTCGGTTACAACATCTTGATTATACATACCAGATTGTTGAAGTTCTTCCTTTGAAGCACGTGCTGCTTTTTCCTGCTCGCTGTCGTAGTAGAAAATTACAGATCTGTACTGTTCACCTATATCTGGCCCCTGTCTGTTAAGCGTTGTGGGGTCATGGATCTTCCAGAAAATATCCAGTAATTCATTGTAGGTGATTACTGAAGGATCATAGGTCAATTCTACTGTTTCCGCATGGCCAGTTCTTCCAGAGCAAACATTTTCATAGGTCGGATTTTCTGTATGACCTCCCATGTAACCTACCGCAGTAGATATGACACCTTTTGTAGTCCTAAAGGTTTCTTCAATACCCCAAAAACAGCCTGCTGCAAAAGCGGCTTTCTTATATTTATTTTCATTTTCCATTTTACCACGCTTTTATAAATCTAATTAAGGAGAAATACACTTGAAGAACGTTTTTTACAAATAAGATAATTTAAGTATTTTTTATTATTAATGTTTTGTGTTACCACTTTTAAAGTTATTATTTGATTAAATATTGCAATAAAAAGTTGGATAGTATCAAATATTAAACAAGGAGTTGCTTTCTGTTTGTCAGATTTGTATAAACTATTAATATTGATAACACATCTAATCAATATCTCTAAATAGTTAAACAGTACAAATTAAGAATTAACTTTCAAACGCTAAGTTGAGGAAAATTCTATGAATTTCCGAACATAAAAACAAGGTTTTTAAGGGGTTAGACTTTGGACTTAAAAGAAGATATGATTAAAATAGACTCCCTCACTAAATATTTTGGTGAAATACAGG
This window of the Methanobacterium veterum genome carries:
- the msrA gene encoding peptide-methionine (S)-S-oxide reductase MsrA; this translates as MENENKYKKAAFAAGCFWGIEETFRTTKGVISTAVGYMGGHTENPTYENVCSGRTGHAETVELTYDPSVITYNELLDIFWKIHDPTTLNRQGPDIGEQYRSVIFYYDSEQEKAARASKEELQQSGMYNQDVVTEIVPADKFKFYMAEDYHQQYLKKRGRSSCRF